The genomic region TTTTCAATGCTTTTTTAGCATCAGCCTCATTGTTAAACACTCCAAACACTGTAGAGCCGCTTCCGCTCATCAGAGCTTTTTTAGCGCCAGCTTCAATCAATTTTCTTTTAATTTTTTCTATCTCAGGATACTTTCCTAAAACAGTATTTTCAAGATCATTCCACAACTGAAAACTATTAATATCGCCACTACAGAGTAGATTATACAACTGCCAAATATTATTATTTATTTTTTCGTATTCTGTTGTCAATTGAGTTTCCAGATTTAAAGATTCATAAGCCCACTTTGTAGAAATGCTGAAATCTGGCTTAACCAGTAAAAGCGTGTAAGATTTTTGAATTTTTAAAGGTTTAACTATATCACCAATTCCTTCCACAATACATACTGGAAGATAAAAGAAAAAAGGAATATCACTGCCAATTGAGCTTCCTATCTCATGGAGTGTTTTTATGTCCAGATTGAGCTGCCACAGTTCATTTAAAGCTTTAAGAGTAACAGCTGCGTCAGAACTGCCTCCACCAAGACCTGCACCTATCGGGATTTCCTTTT from Thermodesulfovibrio sp. 3907-1M harbors:
- the ispE gene encoding 4-(cytidine 5'-diphospho)-2-C-methyl-D-erythritol kinase; its protein translation is MLTFKAFAKINWSLSVLRKRQDGYHDIITLMHAIDLHDTLIFKSSEKIEIETNLPLKKENNLVYKAIQALREYTEIKKGVHVILKKEIPIGAGLGGGSSDAAVTLKALNELWQLNLDIKTLHEIGSSIGSDIPFFFYLPVCIVEGIGDIVKPLKIQKSYTLLLVKPDFSISTKWAYESLNLETQLTTEYEKINNNIWQLYNLLCSGDINSFQLWNDLENTVLGKYPEIEKIKRKLIEAGAKKALMSGSGSTVFGVFNNEADAKKALKSFEGYWCKVVQTLC